The following are from one region of the Methanospirillum hungatei genome:
- a CDS encoding PKD domain-containing protein, with translation MKRNKIIGILFFISLIFPGAFGASVEIGPDILYGSMPVTISYDGFEDEEDYFLAFQPTYVSEGDRFTGLMGDLELPFNSSDVAFFSIDGKYTEFSFDFVSGTLDPSGFDEGYLIFELIKNASNPGDEVTMAYLINGMKESGNQEDVIRMWPDFHPQKGVLHVIVNLGDNYYEKEIPYQQDVYVPYVELDDVTVQSGNSAIGDLYLYDLSQGISLYNVTISMEDPTIGHFTNAQLPSGFIGTPNIASNTIQVNATTSLKDPIYNVQILNITYLGLNQGSSQVNVTINRIIDGEGNDYPIGDDYSGKLTVTPPPPQQIDFIGTPTRGIVPFDVAFQYLPADSPVSFNWSFGDGTPNATVRNPVHTYWTPGSHDVTLTVDRISDNDTKTKTGYIESKQVPIWFKSNLTTGSAPLLVSFNGTTDKVSTNWKYSFGDGKNGNEPNMTHEYTTAGTYTVKATAEINGVIRSAIRYNYVKVS, from the coding sequence ATGAAACGAAACAAAATAATTGGGATATTATTCTTTATTAGTTTGATATTTCCCGGAGCATTTGGTGCATCGGTAGAGATCGGTCCGGATATTTTGTATGGGAGTATGCCGGTTACAATATCTTATGACGGTTTTGAAGATGAGGAAGATTACTTTTTAGCATTTCAACCAACTTATGTCTCTGAAGGAGATAGATTCACTGGTTTAATGGGTGATTTAGAATTACCATTTAATAGTTCAGATGTAGCCTTTTTCTCTATTGATGGAAAATATACTGAATTTTCATTTGATTTTGTCTCTGGAACATTGGACCCTTCAGGATTTGATGAAGGGTATTTAATATTTGAGTTAATTAAAAATGCTTCAAATCCGGGAGATGAGGTCACAATGGCATATTTGATAAACGGTATGAAAGAAAGCGGAAATCAAGAGGATGTCATTCGGATGTGGCCAGACTTCCATCCACAAAAAGGTGTATTACATGTGATTGTCAATTTGGGGGATAATTACTATGAAAAAGAGATACCTTACCAACAGGATGTTTATGTCCCATATGTAGAATTAGATGATGTAACGGTTCAAAGTGGGAATTCTGCAATAGGGGATCTTTATCTCTATGATTTAAGCCAGGGAATATCCCTGTATAATGTCACAATCTCTATGGAAGATCCGACAATTGGGCATTTCACCAATGCTCAGTTACCATCCGGATTTATCGGGACACCCAATATAGCAAGTAATACAATTCAGGTGAATGCAACAACTTCACTTAAAGACCCCATTTATAATGTTCAAATCCTTAATATTACCTATCTTGGGTTGAATCAGGGTTCGTCTCAAGTAAATGTGACTATTAATCGGATCATAGATGGTGAGGGGAATGACTATCCGATTGGAGATGATTATTCTGGAAAACTCACGGTTACACCACCACCACCACAACAAATTGATTTCATAGGAACACCAACCAGGGGAATAGTTCCGTTTGATGTAGCATTCCAATACCTTCCGGCTGATTCTCCGGTTTCATTTAACTGGAGTTTTGGTGATGGAACACCGAATGCTACGGTCAGAAATCCTGTTCATACCTATTGGACCCCAGGTTCTCATGATGTAACATTAACCGTAGACCGGATTTCTGATAATGATACCAAAACTAAAACAGGATATATCGAGTCTAAGCAGGTTCCAATTTGGTTTAAATCAAATCTCACCACTGGATCTGCACCATTGCTAGTCTCATTTAATGGGACAACAGATAAAGTTTCAACGAATTGGAAATATTCTTTCGGGGATGGCAAAAATGGAAATGAGCCGAATATGACTCATGAATATACAACTGCAGGAACATATACCGTAAAAGCCACCGCTGAAATTAATGGAGTTATCCGGAGTGCAATACGATACAACTATGTTAAAGTTTCGTAA
- a CDS encoding histone family protein — translation MTDLPIAAVVRIAKSSGAERVGSDAAAVLVEKTETYLGKLVKEANKLALHAGRKTIKKEDIEMALKSI, via the coding sequence ATGACAGATTTGCCAATTGCAGCAGTTGTAAGAATTGCAAAATCGAGTGGGGCTGAACGTGTAGGAAGCGATGCAGCAGCGGTATTAGTTGAAAAAACCGAGACCTATCTCGGAAAACTTGTTAAAGAAGCTAATAAACTGGCGCTACATGCGGGAAGAAAGACAATTAAAAAAGAAGATATTGAAATGGCTCTAAAGTCAATTTGA
- a CDS encoding PAS domain S-box protein, with product MVISVLYVDDEEALCDLATRFLNKEPDISCVSVTSAKKALKSLQFEQYDIIVTDYQMPGMDGLCLLKELSIRNIDIPVILFTGRGREEVAIEAFNLGATFYVQKGDPVTVQFQELIHKIRIGVDRNRTRKKLIESEQRFRSFFTHTLLGSAILDADARIIEANEYLCCLLGYDKTDLVGTYWPDLFNKGMDRDAGEEKRNFKGIRTGQYDTLYQKPDGTFIALRIALSPILEDTKISGYSLLISNINAEYELKERYEELVESRTVVSEHENSIRTVLNALDDCGLLLDLSGNILYFNTKAADFLGISNDSGHTVLFDYLTESDQKILNKGFSLALHLGEDQSVITVNGNQRYEWTVHPIKERKSFEGRIVLFCRDITEIHEIKEELEISRERYRQFAEFLPQSLFEINRDGTIAYLNPHGRTVFQVTHADLSQGIHYEQFIPEQYREFLQNYVYESFLGKDGEPVEVQLLRATQEIFPAFIQTISIREKGDITRIRGIVIDLTEIRQEEQARHELEEKYRTLIENAREIIIVSQDETIQFVNPLGALVTKYSPDELIGKPFSQFIHPEDKQLVYENYVRRIDDPTYQEDYLFRFIDREGGIHWVKTHAIRIVWEGKPATLNMLSEITELIQAQEALKESESRLSSVLNFLPDPTFAVNKNGEVIVWNQIIEEFLHTSGNQILGHHKNEVARLLYGVHRPLLVDLLENEGIDIPDNYQIHRHEKDMVIADVMIVNPEGAPQYLWGKARPLYNQKGEVIGAIESIRDITDRKMIEENLTMVNQKLNLFSSITRHDIRNQLSLIFLAIDNISTGSLTLFNQEYIKKIEESSVRIQNFIDLAREYQEIGVSKPVWNPVLQTFFDVASSLNCVVSCDPGTCKCKNVYVYSDPLIKKVFFNIVDNTVKYATRTPEISVKCQETVDGLIFTIMDNGPGIPEGEKELIFTKGYGSGTGLGLFLVREILGITGMQIRETGLYGKGARFEILIPPGKYLHR from the coding sequence ATGGTGATTTCTGTTCTCTATGTAGATGATGAGGAAGCACTCTGTGATCTGGCAACCCGGTTTTTGAATAAGGAACCTGATATCTCTTGTGTTAGTGTTACTTCAGCGAAAAAAGCCCTTAAGTCTCTTCAATTCGAGCAATATGATATCATTGTAACCGATTATCAAATGCCCGGAATGGATGGTCTTTGTTTACTCAAGGAATTATCTATCCGCAATATTGATATTCCTGTGATCCTGTTCACCGGGCGCGGACGAGAGGAGGTAGCCATCGAAGCATTCAACCTTGGAGCAACATTTTATGTCCAGAAAGGTGATCCGGTAACGGTTCAGTTTCAGGAACTGATTCATAAAATTCGAATTGGCGTTGACCGAAATCGGACACGGAAGAAATTAATTGAGAGTGAACAGAGATTTCGCAGTTTTTTCACCCACACCTTGTTAGGAAGTGCAATTCTCGATGCGGATGCACGAATTATCGAAGCGAATGAGTATCTGTGTTGTCTGTTAGGGTATGATAAAACTGATCTGGTGGGTACATACTGGCCGGATCTGTTCAACAAAGGGATGGACCGTGATGCTGGTGAGGAAAAAAGGAATTTCAAAGGGATCAGGACCGGGCAGTATGATACGTTGTATCAAAAACCTGATGGTACTTTTATTGCTCTTCGAATCGCTCTTTCCCCTATCCTCGAGGATACAAAAATATCCGGATATAGTCTTTTAATAAGCAACATCAATGCAGAATATGAATTGAAAGAGCGATATGAGGAACTAGTGGAAAGCAGGACGGTAGTGAGTGAACATGAGAACAGTATACGGACGGTTTTGAATGCTTTGGATGATTGTGGGCTGTTATTAGATCTTTCCGGGAATATATTATATTTTAATACCAAAGCAGCAGATTTTCTTGGTATATCTAATGATTCTGGACATACGGTCTTATTTGATTATCTCACTGAATCTGATCAAAAGATTCTAAATAAAGGGTTCTCCCTCGCACTTCATCTTGGCGAAGATCAGTCTGTTATCACAGTAAATGGGAATCAAAGGTATGAGTGGACTGTTCATCCCATAAAAGAAAGAAAATCTTTTGAAGGAAGAATTGTTCTTTTTTGTCGTGATATTACAGAAATTCATGAGATAAAGGAAGAACTTGAAATCAGCAGGGAGCGGTATCGCCAGTTTGCAGAGTTTTTACCTCAGTCATTGTTTGAGATCAACCGGGATGGAACTATAGCCTATCTCAATCCACATGGCAGAACCGTTTTTCAGGTAACACATGCTGATCTCTCACAAGGGATACATTATGAGCAGTTTATCCCCGAACAGTATCGGGAATTTCTGCAAAATTATGTTTATGAGTCATTTCTTGGAAAAGATGGCGAGCCTGTTGAGGTTCAACTCCTTCGTGCCACTCAAGAGATCTTCCCTGCATTTATTCAGACGATTTCAATTCGTGAAAAAGGTGATATTACCCGAATCAGGGGAATTGTAATTGATCTTACTGAAATTCGCCAGGAAGAACAAGCGAGACATGAGCTTGAAGAAAAGTACCGGACACTTATAGAAAATGCCAGAGAGATTATCATTGTTTCGCAGGATGAAACGATTCAATTTGTAAATCCACTTGGTGCTTTGGTCACCAAATACAGCCCTGATGAATTGATTGGAAAACCGTTTAGTCAGTTTATCCATCCTGAAGATAAGCAGTTAGTTTATGAAAATTATGTAAGAAGAATTGATGATCCGACGTACCAGGAAGATTATCTTTTCAGATTTATTGATCGTGAGGGAGGCATTCACTGGGTAAAGACTCATGCTATTAGGATTGTGTGGGAAGGAAAACCAGCAACCCTGAATATGCTGAGTGAAATTACTGAGCTCATTCAGGCACAGGAAGCTCTGAAAGAATCAGAGTCAAGATTATCTTCTGTCCTCAATTTTCTTCCAGATCCAACATTTGCTGTAAACAAGAATGGAGAGGTGATAGTCTGGAACCAGATTATTGAAGAGTTTTTACACACTTCTGGGAACCAGATTCTTGGTCATCATAAAAATGAAGTGGCGAGATTATTGTATGGTGTTCATCGCCCCCTTCTCGTTGACCTGCTAGAAAATGAGGGTATTGATATTCCTGATAATTATCAGATTCACCGCCATGAAAAAGACATGGTTATTGCTGATGTAATGATTGTCAATCCTGAGGGAGCTCCGCAGTATTTATGGGGGAAAGCGAGGCCTCTTTATAACCAGAAGGGAGAGGTCATTGGTGCGATAGAATCAATTCGTGATATTACTGATCGAAAAATGATTGAAGAAAACCTCACGATGGTAAACCAAAAATTAAATCTCTTCAGTTCAATTACGAGGCATGATATTAGAAATCAATTAAGTCTTATTTTTCTTGCAATAGATAATATTTCCACTGGTTCTTTGACTCTCTTCAACCAGGAATATATAAAAAAAATCGAAGAATCATCTGTTAGAATTCAGAATTTTATAGATCTTGCTCGTGAATATCAGGAGATAGGAGTATCAAAGCCTGTTTGGAATCCAGTTTTACAAACTTTTTTTGATGTAGCATCATCCCTCAATTGCGTCGTCTCATGTGACCCGGGAACCTGCAAATGCAAGAATGTGTATGTTTACTCTGATCCATTAATAAAAAAGGTTTTTTTTAATATCGTTGATAATACTGTGAAATATGCAACCAGAACACCGGAAATCTCTGTGAAATGTCAGGAAACAGTTGATGGTCTTATCTTTACTATCATGGATAATGGGCCAGGTATTCCGGAAGGTGAGAAGGAACTCATTTTTACAAAAGGGTATGGGAGTGGGACCGGACTAGGGCTATTTCTTGTTAGAGAAATTTTGGGAATTACTGGCATGCAAATCAGGGAGACCGGATTATATGGAAAAGGGGCCAGGTTTGAAATTCTCATTCCGCCTGGAAAATATCTGCACAGATAA
- a CDS encoding MarR family transcriptional regulator — protein MGGDYGLHFSSGDEEIADLFWDIGLKRNSARVLTILIKDIDLTSREIERITDLRQPEVSIAITDLMKRKWIHIVHQITENKGRPMKVYHLAKNLDDILDELKESIVGSYEKKFGEIERVRELLQSTRMR, from the coding sequence ATGGGGGGCGACTATGGTCTGCACTTCTCCAGTGGGGATGAGGAGATTGCAGACTTATTTTGGGATATCGGGCTTAAGCGGAATAGTGCCCGGGTGCTGACAATTTTGATTAAGGATATTGATCTCACCTCCCGTGAGATTGAACGAATAACAGATCTCCGTCAGCCTGAAGTGAGTATCGCAATAACGGATCTGATGAAAAGGAAATGGATTCACATCGTTCATCAGATAACAGAAAATAAAGGCAGACCCATGAAAGTATACCATCTGGCAAAAAATCTGGATGATATTCTTGATGAACTGAAAGAGTCTATTGTCGGATCATATGAGAAAAAGTTCGGTGAGATAGAACGGGTCAGAGAATTACTCCAAAGCACTCGGATGCGATAA
- a CDS encoding OsmC family protein gives MNTEISWDPARMEFKPVTMTVVHDGGMSFSATTSTGLTIPIDAHVHLGGKGKIPNPIDYLFASLGGCIGIKILLDLGDKGLAPELLKIETNAIRKQDLPATFEFVHHIITLTGAFSDEIISDTLEKTMTLLCPIAAIFGETAKMTWEYRIL, from the coding sequence ATGAATACAGAAATCTCCTGGGATCCAGCAAGAATGGAGTTTAAACCTGTCACGATGACTGTGGTGCATGATGGTGGGATGAGTTTTTCTGCAACAACAAGCACTGGTCTTACTATTCCAATTGATGCTCATGTTCATCTGGGAGGGAAAGGAAAAATTCCAAATCCAATAGATTATCTTTTTGCCTCACTTGGTGGATGCATTGGAATTAAGATTCTATTAGATCTGGGTGATAAAGGACTTGCCCCTGAATTATTAAAAATTGAGACGAATGCGATACGAAAACAGGATCTTCCAGCAACCTTTGAATTTGTCCATCATATTATCACCCTTACTGGTGCTTTCTCTGATGAAATTATCTCCGATACACTTGAGAAGACAATGACACTCCTTTGCCCGATAGCGGCCATTTTTGGAGAGACTGCCAAGATGACCTGGGAGTATCGGATACTCTAA
- a CDS encoding AI-2E family transporter, with the protein MYSYMVSLDNLPQADRLLFLAACCFIILAGLKMAGGFIGPLLMSVFAAIIFSFVSLWFQKKGFSPRLSGYIAFGLFVACLIGVGLMVVLSLSPLISHIPKISEGISSNMHMLQGYLSQFGIDLGTIIPATQMTGSLSAFSPDALNSIIGQVSTLFIVLFTTLFLLLEATLFSKKINTVLGSYKQELADRITEFGSVVIEYVIIRTKVNFVTGAGFGIALFILGVQDAWLWGILMFILNFVPYLGFIIAVLPPTFLALVDIDPITAILVLIIASLINLFSENIIFPELAGRGMDLSPAIVFISMVFWGYFLGGSGVLVAIPLTVLLKMILESYPETRWAAMIIGTGPGDDGSIQK; encoded by the coding sequence ATGTACTCATATATGGTTTCTCTTGATAATCTTCCCCAGGCTGATCGGCTTCTCTTTCTTGCAGCATGTTGTTTTATTATCCTGGCCGGTCTTAAGATGGCAGGAGGATTTATTGGACCGCTTCTCATGTCTGTATTTGCAGCGATTATCTTTTCATTTGTTTCACTCTGGTTTCAGAAAAAGGGATTTTCCCCTCGTTTGTCCGGGTATATTGCGTTTGGACTCTTTGTTGCCTGTCTTATCGGAGTAGGGCTGATGGTTGTTCTTTCTCTTTCTCCGTTAATTTCGCACATTCCGAAAATTTCTGAAGGGATATCATCAAATATGCACATGCTGCAGGGATATCTCTCACAATTTGGCATTGATCTGGGCACAATAATTCCGGCTACTCAGATGACCGGATCTTTATCGGCATTCTCGCCAGATGCATTAAATTCTATTATCGGCCAGGTCTCAACTCTTTTTATTGTGCTCTTTACAACCCTTTTCCTTCTTCTTGAAGCTACCTTGTTTTCAAAAAAGATAAATACGGTTCTCGGTTCCTATAAACAGGAGTTAGCCGACCGGATAACAGAATTTGGCTCTGTCGTTATTGAGTATGTGATTATACGTACCAAAGTGAACTTTGTCACCGGTGCAGGATTTGGTATTGCACTTTTCATTCTCGGTGTCCAGGATGCGTGGTTATGGGGTATTCTGATGTTTATATTAAATTTTGTGCCTTATCTTGGTTTCATTATTGCAGTATTACCTCCCACATTTCTTGCATTGGTGGATATAGATCCAATAACTGCGATATTGGTGCTGATAATTGCAAGTCTTATCAATCTCTTCTCTGAAAACATCATATTTCCCGAACTTGCAGGAAGAGGTATGGATCTATCTCCGGCAATAGTCTTCATCTCTATGGTGTTCTGGGGGTATTTTCTTGGAGGTTCTGGAGTTTTGGTCGCAATTCCACTCACCGTTCTACTAAAAATGATCCTTGAGAGTTATCCGGAGACCCGTTGGGCTGCGATGATCATAGGTACTGGTCCGGGTGATGATGGTTCAATACAAAAATAA
- a CDS encoding ATP-binding protein produces MDAVSILGSFCILSAIITYGLGVFVYAKNPGSKVNFLFLLVNIGASYWAVGEFLIWHQNSYENVFFWLKASSFWTIVIVLCIHFLLTFADHPLTKSGRFHYLALILYIPAFILAIVNITSEHIFSVDYSPESRYYYLPSFGDPIYICATVYFLIILFWSVYVGFQSRKSAGDDKFKRQASSISTGLLILIGFGSQSVIILPMFGIYIPNLVFIGIVLFSIAISYAILKYGLFVLSPETVATNIIQTMPDGLILTDMNGRVITTNKKATILLSGTWEENPGTFHGTPIPEPAYSTILETIKTKKGISDFEVIPDKNEITTMSVSGSLVTDPYDKPAGMILIIRDITERKFSEKALKLANEKISQLNKLTRHDISNLVTAISGYLEIIKQEKDEETRKKVLNTCIDLIGKVTRHLHFSRDYQNVGIHEPRWQSLNHMISKAIEDINHDEIEITVSLLPADIFADPLSVKVIYNLLENAIRHATGLTHISIISKEQQDGSLLIIIEDNGPGIKPEEKEKIFKQGYGKNTGLGLTLAREILAVTQITITETGTFGIGARFEITIPSGTWRYAHLHSHEGHGPEPFQIIHKGSNP; encoded by the coding sequence ATGGATGCTGTTTCCATACTTGGATCATTTTGCATACTATCTGCCATCATCACGTATGGTCTGGGAGTCTTTGTCTATGCAAAAAATCCAGGGTCCAAGGTAAACTTTCTGTTTCTCCTGGTAAACATTGGCGCATCCTACTGGGCCGTTGGAGAATTTTTGATATGGCACCAGAATAGTTATGAAAATGTCTTTTTCTGGTTAAAGGCAAGTTCTTTCTGGACTATTGTTATTGTTTTATGCATTCATTTTCTCCTGACTTTTGCAGATCATCCACTAACAAAATCAGGGAGATTTCATTATCTGGCACTGATTCTCTACATCCCTGCATTCATTCTGGCAATCGTCAATATCACCTCAGAACATATCTTTTCAGTTGACTATTCTCCTGAATCCCGGTATTATTATCTGCCGTCATTTGGGGATCCGATCTACATCTGTGCAACAGTATATTTCCTGATTATTCTTTTCTGGTCGGTCTATGTCGGATTTCAATCACGAAAATCAGCAGGAGATGACAAATTTAAAAGACAAGCCAGTTCAATCAGCACCGGTCTGCTCATCCTTATTGGATTTGGTTCACAATCAGTCATCATCCTTCCGATGTTTGGTATATATATCCCAAATCTTGTTTTTATTGGCATAGTCCTTTTTTCGATCGCTATTTCATATGCAATCTTAAAATACGGACTTTTCGTGCTCAGCCCGGAGACTGTTGCAACAAACATCATCCAGACCATGCCTGACGGGCTAATCCTTACCGATATGAATGGCCGGGTGATTACAACAAATAAAAAGGCAACAATCCTTCTTTCCGGAACCTGGGAAGAAAATCCGGGAACGTTTCACGGGACTCCGATCCCTGAACCGGCATATTCAACAATCCTTGAAACAATTAAAACAAAAAAGGGTATTTCAGATTTTGAAGTAATTCCGGATAAAAATGAGATTACAACGATGAGTGTGTCAGGATCACTCGTCACTGATCCCTATGATAAACCCGCAGGGATGATCCTGATCATTCGTGACATAACCGAGAGAAAATTTTCAGAGAAAGCTTTGAAACTGGCAAATGAGAAGATATCACAATTAAACAAACTTACTCGTCATGATATCAGTAACCTTGTGACCGCCATATCCGGTTATCTTGAAATTATCAAGCAAGAAAAAGATGAAGAGACCAGGAAGAAAGTCCTGAACACCTGTATTGATCTCATTGGGAAAGTAACAAGGCATCTCCACTTTTCACGGGACTACCAAAATGTTGGTATTCATGAACCACGATGGCAATCGTTGAACCACATGATTTCAAAGGCTATCGAAGATATCAATCACGATGAAATTGAGATTACTGTTTCTCTCCTACCTGCAGATATTTTTGCTGATCCCCTCTCGGTTAAGGTAATATATAACCTGCTTGAAAATGCCATTCGACATGCAACCGGTCTTACTCACATCTCAATTATCTCAAAAGAGCAGCAGGATGGAAGTCTGCTCATTATCATAGAAGATAATGGACCGGGAATAAAACCAGAAGAAAAAGAGAAGATTTTCAAACAGGGATATGGAAAAAATACTGGTCTTGGTCTCACCCTTGCCCGGGAAATTCTTGCAGTTACGCAGATAACCATCACCGAGACGGGAACCTTTGGCATCGGAGCCAGATTTGAGATAACAATTCCATCCGGTACATGGAGATATGCTCATCTTCACTCTCATGAAGGACATGGACCGGAACCATTCCAGATCATTCATAAAGGAAGCAACCCATGA
- a CDS encoding ABC transporter ATP-binding protein, which yields MNQPAPFIDFQNISVAVQGHLVLDSLSIQIPDGEHIAILGPNGSGKSSFVKTLLREHYPVYSESGTVFKTWGQERWDVFSLRSQFGYVSQDLQHTFTRSISGMDVVLSGFFSSIGLFFHTITPDMKKKAEDICTFLEIIHLADRSFSDMSSGEARRFLIGRALVHDPRVLILDEPSNSLDLHALHMLRTTMRKIAGKTVIILVTHSLPDIIPEIKRVVLFKDGKIFHDGSKEDVLIDGYISSVFEVQVKIHNEDGFFYATGY from the coding sequence ATGAATCAACCAGCACCGTTTATAGATTTTCAAAATATTTCTGTCGCTGTTCAAGGCCATCTTGTATTGGATTCTCTCTCAATTCAGATACCTGATGGCGAACATATCGCCATTCTGGGTCCGAACGGATCAGGAAAATCATCATTTGTAAAAACACTCCTTCGGGAGCATTATCCGGTTTATTCTGAATCAGGTACGGTCTTCAAAACATGGGGACAGGAACGATGGGATGTCTTTTCCTTGCGGTCTCAATTCGGATATGTATCTCAGGATCTGCAACATACCTTTACCAGATCCATATCAGGAATGGACGTAGTATTATCCGGATTTTTCAGTAGTATTGGTCTGTTCTTTCATACAATTACACCAGATATGAAAAAGAAAGCAGAAGATATTTGTACATTTCTGGAGATTATACATCTTGCAGACCGCTCATTTTCAGACATGTCATCAGGAGAAGCAAGACGATTCCTCATTGGAAGAGCACTGGTCCATGATCCCCGCGTTTTAATTCTGGATGAGCCTTCAAACAGTCTTGACCTGCACGCTCTTCATATGCTTCGGACTACTATGAGAAAAATCGCAGGAAAGACGGTTATCATCCTCGTCACCCATTCCCTTCCGGATATAATTCCAGAGATCAAAAGGGTTGTATTATTTAAAGATGGAAAAATATTCCATGACGGCTCAAAAGAGGACGTTCTTATCGATGGTTACATTAGTTCTGTCTTCGAAGTCCAGGTAAAAATCCACAATGAAGACGGATTTTTTTATGCAACCGGGTATTAG
- a CDS encoding RNA recognition motif domain-containing protein produces the protein MEGKKLYVGNLPYSTNESQLSELFSTYGEVVSAKIIENKGFGFVEMGTPEEAQAALDALNDTEFDGRTMRIDEARPMQPRRDFGGNRSGGFGGSSGGFNRRRY, from the coding sequence ATGGAAGGAAAGAAATTATACGTAGGCAACCTGCCCTACTCCACTAACGAGAGCCAGCTCAGCGAACTTTTCTCTACCTATGGAGAGGTTGTCAGCGCCAAAATCATTGAGAACAAAGGTTTTGGATTTGTCGAGATGGGAACACCAGAAGAAGCCCAGGCAGCACTTGATGCCCTGAACGATACCGAATTTGACGGAAGAACCATGCGTATTGATGAAGCACGCCCAATGCAGCCACGCCGTGACTTTGGTGGAAACCGAAGCGGTGGTTTTGGCGGTTCATCCGGCGGCTTTAACAGAAGACGCTACTAA
- a CDS encoding 4Fe-4S binding protein: MKIRDRIAEYCSSLGISMVGCAHVKRWESPLFEPWIPKQFYPHSICPEAHTAIVIGLPIHLPSIETAPSIWYREEYKTVNALLDQYTWHLASFLNDLGYPSVSIPRDGYGDIKTLLVQPLAFFSHRHAAVLAGLGTFGRNNMVLTKKWGPRVRFGTVLTGAEMESDPLISSSLCTTCNACIRACPVFALSEDDYPESLTDKAACANRSADLNKHFLSPCGICIKVCPVGEDRMLYDRTNIRMYEDKANYPGYHRGWDHVRSYGGLPEKPGEP; this comes from the coding sequence ATGAAAATCCGGGATCGAATTGCTGAATATTGCAGCTCACTAGGTATTTCGATGGTTGGGTGTGCACATGTGAAGAGATGGGAATCTCCTCTGTTTGAGCCCTGGATTCCAAAACAATTCTACCCCCATTCAATATGCCCTGAAGCACATACGGCAATTGTCATAGGACTTCCTATTCACCTGCCCTCTATAGAAACTGCTCCGTCCATTTGGTATAGAGAGGAATATAAAACAGTCAATGCCTTATTGGATCAATATACCTGGCATCTTGCGTCTTTTCTGAATGATCTCGGGTATCCTTCGGTTTCAATTCCCCGTGACGGGTATGGGGATATCAAGACATTGCTCGTACAGCCCCTTGCATTCTTTTCTCATCGTCATGCTGCTGTTCTTGCAGGCCTTGGGACTTTTGGCCGGAATAATATGGTGCTGACTAAAAAATGGGGTCCACGTGTCAGGTTTGGTACAGTTCTCACCGGAGCAGAAATGGAGTCTGATCCACTCATCTCATCTTCACTCTGCACTACGTGTAATGCCTGTATCCGTGCATGTCCGGTATTTGCTCTTTCAGAAGATGATTATCCCGAATCGTTAACTGACAAAGCCGCTTGTGCAAATAGGAGTGCGGATCTGAATAAGCACTTCTTGTCACCGTGTGGAATCTGTATAAAGGTCTGCCCGGTAGGAGAAGATCGAATGTTATACGATCGAACCAACATACGCATGTACGAGGACAAGGCCAATTATCCGGGTTATCACAGGGGATGGGATCATGTACGATCATATGGCGGACTTCCTGAGAAGCCAGGAGAACCATAG